The Streptomyces sp. NBC_01363 region CCGTACATCGCCGGTGCGGTACTGACGCCCCTCGCTGTGGACGAGGACCCCCGGGGCGAAGTTGCGCAGCACCAGCCCTTCGAGGCCGGGCGTCGTGCGCAGCTCCGGGCAGGAGGTGCTGAGGAGCGGGCCGAGGTGGTCGAGCCGGAAGCCGTCCAGCTCCGCGGTGGTCATCCGGCCGCCGACCCGGGGGCCGGCCTCCAGGACACTGACGCTTACCCCTGCACTGGTCAATCGATGGGCTGCTGACAGACCGGCGATCCCGGCCCCGATGATGACGACGTCCGCGTGGTGTGCCGTGCTGAGCACGTGCCCCTCCCCGAGTCGGCGCGACTGCTGGGAGGCTCTTGCCCCCAACAGGCCCCCGGAATGCCCGAGTTCGCAAGGAGGCTAGGAGGGCGGCCGGCGAAGACGCAGTCGCGCGCACCCGGGGCACCGTTGCACGGGGTCGCATGTCCGTCCGATTTCGCGGAGGGTGCGCCGACCGGCGGCGCGCGGGAGGAGGTCCGGCGAGTGCCGGTGCTCTCGCGGCGCGCTCAGCGCAGTGCCGCGCGGATCGCCCCGTCGATTCCCGGGAAGGCGAACACGAAGCCCGAGTCCAGCAACCGTCCCGGCAGCACCCGCTGGCTGGCCAGCACATCCTCCGCGAAGTCCCCCAGGGCGATCCGCAGGGCCGGTGCCGGAGCCGTGAAGAGCGTGGGGCGGTGCAGCACCCGCCCCATCGCGGCCGTCACCTCGCTGTTGGTGACGGGGTCGGGTCCGGTCAGGTTCACCGGACCCGACAGCGACTCGGTGTCCAGGATGTGGCGCAGTGCCGCGACCTCGTCGTGCAGCGCGATGAAGCTCCAGTACTGGCGTCCGTTGCCCAGCCGGCCGCCGAGCCCCGCCCGGAACAGCGGGAAGAGCCGGCCCCAGGCGCCGCCCTCGCGGCCGACGACCAGACCGGTGCGCGCGTGCACCGTCCGTACGCCCGCCTCCTGGGCGGCTGCCGTGGCCGCCTCCCACGCCACGCAGACGGACGGCAGGAAGCCCTCGCCGGCCGGGGCGCTCTCGTCGACGGCGCGGTCCCCGGTGTCGCCGTAGTAGCCGATCGCCGATCCGGACAGCAGCACCTTCGGCGGTACGTCCAGCGAGGCGACGGCCTCGGCGATCGCCGCCGTCCCCAGCACCCGGCTGTCCCGGATCTCCCGCTTGTACGCCGCTGTCCAGCGGTGGTCACCGACCCCGGCCCCGGCGAGATGGACGACGGCGTCGCAGCCGACCAGGCCCGCCACGTCGACGTACCCCCGCCCGGGATCCCACTCCACTTCGTCGCCGGCCCGCGCGGGATGCCGTACGAGGCGCACCACCTCGTGCCCGTCGGCCCGGAGCGAACGCACCAGCGCCGCTCCGATGAGTCCGGATGCTCCGGTGACAGCGATACGGGAGGGCAGCATGGGTCCATCCTGCCCCAGTGGCCCGGCCGGGCCCATCTGCCGGGCCGACAGCCCTCGTGTCCTCGGTGCGCCGAGCGGCGAAATGCGGCTGACCGGGCGAGGGGTGCCGTGGCACAGTGACGCGCATGCCCGAGAACTCCACGCCCCCGTCCTGCTCCGTCCGTCCGGCCGCCCTCTCCGACGAAGCCGCTCTCGGTGAACTCGACCGCGCCACCTGGTCGACGCTGCACGCCGTGATGCCCAGGCCGCAGCCGCCGTACCCGCCGTTCTTCGACGAGCGCCACCGGCCCGAGGACCTCCTGGTGGCCGAGGCGCGGGACGACGCGGGCGAGCCGCGCCCGGCCGGATACATCAGGCTGATCCCTGCGACC contains the following coding sequences:
- a CDS encoding TIGR01777 family oxidoreductase — encoded protein: MLPSRIAVTGASGLIGAALVRSLRADGHEVVRLVRHPARAGDEVEWDPGRGYVDVAGLVGCDAVVHLAGAGVGDHRWTAAYKREIRDSRVLGTAAIAEAVASLDVPPKVLLSGSAIGYYGDTGDRAVDESAPAGEGFLPSVCVAWEAATAAAQEAGVRTVHARTGLVVGREGGAWGRLFPLFRAGLGGRLGNGRQYWSFIALHDEVAALRHILDTESLSGPVNLTGPDPVTNSEVTAAMGRVLHRPTLFTAPAPALRIALGDFAEDVLASQRVLPGRLLDSGFVFAFPGIDGAIRAALR